Proteins from a single region of Belliella baltica DSM 15883:
- a CDS encoding TolB family protein, protein MLQKTYTLLFFILLFNLKSFAQNSTDIIAIDVKKSFGKIELIPGTETKITDRKGYDNQPNFINDKQLAFSSADEKGNFDIIIYNFETGKFTNLTKTPNQNEYSPRITDCGLYVSAVTVEEGGLQRLWLYPTNFGEPELLYDDILPVGYYDWFDNKAAMFVLGQPNSLVYPYSKSDVLTISQNIGRSVVKRPKTSIISFIDKNSISEISDSKSYAIKGFDLEKKESIDLGSTKGLVEDFIWLDKKHLLTSEGNSLFIRKFNEDTWYKIGEVNLPNYQKISRLSYSPKLKKIIIVMDRMD, encoded by the coding sequence ATGCTTCAGAAGACATATACCCTCTTATTCTTTATATTACTATTTAATTTAAAAAGTTTCGCTCAAAATTCCACTGATATTATTGCCATTGATGTGAAGAAATCTTTCGGTAAAATTGAGCTTATTCCTGGAACAGAAACGAAAATTACGGATAGAAAAGGATATGACAATCAGCCTAATTTTATCAATGACAAGCAATTGGCATTTTCCTCAGCTGATGAAAAAGGGAATTTTGATATCATTATTTATAATTTCGAAACGGGTAAGTTTACCAACCTGACAAAAACACCCAATCAAAACGAATATTCTCCAAGAATTACAGATTGCGGGCTTTATGTCTCCGCAGTCACCGTAGAAGAAGGCGGGTTACAAAGGCTTTGGCTGTATCCAACGAATTTTGGTGAACCAGAACTCCTTTATGATGATATTTTGCCGGTTGGCTACTATGATTGGTTTGACAACAAAGCAGCGATGTTTGTCCTTGGTCAGCCCAATTCTTTGGTTTACCCTTATAGTAAATCTGATGTTTTGACCATCAGTCAGAATATCGGAAGAAGCGTGGTCAAAAGACCCAAAACAAGCATTATTAGCTTTATAGATAAGAATTCTATAAGTGAAATCTCGGATTCAAAGTCTTATGCTATCAAAGGATTTGATCTTGAGAAGAAGGAAAGTATTGACTTAGGTTCAACCAAAGGGCTGGTAGAGGATTTCATTTGGCTTGACAAGAAACACCTGCTCACTTCAGAAGGAAACAGTCTTTTTATTAGAAAATTTAACGAGGATACTTGGTATAAAATTGGTGAAGTAAATCTTCCAAATTACCAAAAAATAAGTCGACTATCTTATTCGCCAAAACTCAAGAAAATTATTATTGTCATGGATCGAATGGATTGA
- a CDS encoding DUF4097 family beta strand repeat-containing protein — translation MYNKSFLVLLFFGIVVLLSSCESEGPLVTRTSEESFEEIREIEVNGKYLEVSYEGIENASKVTLNSYLEVPENSDLDVKFRKSGSKLIVEVTGNAVQLNFFNFNGGDNGFISLTGPEDIKLNISNSSGSIDVKYVKHDHIDLQVNSGYINALALNVEDINLKASSGSIKAEGLVGDVKAQVNSGSITMNEVQGDVHAQASSGSLKLEDVEGTVSGKVNSGSMKFNQITYLGDLTVSSGSINATNAGLGEQTVLKSNSGSIKIQTPSDLTKFNFDLSANSGSVTVGEQKGSKRLEIDNASEHTIQGKASSGSIRIMN, via the coding sequence ATGTATAATAAGTCATTCTTAGTACTACTTTTCTTCGGAATAGTAGTACTTCTTTCTTCTTGTGAAAGTGAAGGTCCGCTCGTTACCCGTACATCTGAAGAATCATTTGAAGAGATTAGAGAAATTGAAGTCAATGGGAAGTATTTGGAAGTTTCCTATGAAGGCATAGAAAATGCATCTAAAGTGACTTTAAATTCTTATTTGGAAGTTCCAGAGAATAGTGATTTGGATGTGAAATTTCGAAAATCAGGTTCTAAGTTGATTGTAGAAGTAACGGGTAATGCTGTTCAGCTCAACTTTTTCAATTTTAATGGAGGGGATAACGGTTTCATCAGCCTTACAGGACCTGAAGATATCAAACTGAATATTTCAAATAGCTCAGGATCTATTGATGTTAAATATGTCAAACATGATCATATCGATCTTCAGGTTAACTCAGGTTATATTAATGCACTAGCCTTAAACGTAGAAGATATCAATCTCAAAGCTTCTTCTGGCAGCATCAAAGCTGAAGGGCTTGTGGGAGATGTCAAAGCTCAGGTTAATTCTGGTAGCATTACCATGAATGAAGTTCAAGGCGATGTACATGCACAAGCTTCATCAGGTAGTTTGAAGTTAGAAGACGTCGAAGGTACTGTCAGTGGAAAAGTAAACTCAGGTTCTATGAAATTTAATCAAATCACTTATTTGGGAGATTTGACAGTAAGCTCAGGAAGTATCAATGCCACAAATGCAGGTCTTGGAGAGCAAACAGTTCTGAAATCAAACTCAGGAAGCATAAAAATTCAAACTCCTTCTGACCTTACAAAATTCAATTTTGATCTGAGTGCCAATAGCGGTTCAGTGACAGTAGGAGAGCAAAAGGGCTCAAAGAGACTTGAAATTGACAATGCTAGCGAGCACACCATTCAAGGAAAAGCGAGTAGTGGTAGTATTAGGATTATGAATTGA
- the metE gene encoding 5-methyltetrahydropteroyltriglutamate--homocysteine S-methyltransferase, whose amino-acid sequence MQTHNLGYPRIGSQRELKKACENYWAGKITRQELFQVGNEIKLSNWTLQKECGIDLIPSNDFSYYDHVLDMAFTVGAIPERYHSVIFDKNKSEIDLYFAMARGYQANGLDIKAMEMTKWFDTNYHYIVPEFKKNQEFKLFSSKVIQEFAEAKLAGFKTKPVILGPVSFLLLGKEKEAGFDRIDLIKNLLPVYFQILDKLVEHGVEWVQFDEPFLAMNLSIKDKEAFQSAYSQIRKKYPHLKTLLATYFGGLYENISVATSLPVCCLHVDLVRCPEQLDELLGNRPKDLSISLGLIDGRNIWKNDYKNSLNLIQKVLRKVDPEKLFIAPSCSLLHSPCDLDSELKLDNDIKSWLSFAKQKLVEISDLKKLSKSVNVPNANGLESFENVFSDIFNKNQEAISNRTNSSLIHKNEVKKRLNNVLDSDFERKSSFQNRKIVQAELLNLPLYPTTTIGSFPQTKEVRKVRADFKDGRIDKQNYEQFIKDETEKTIRIQEEIGLDVLVHGEYERNDMVEYFGERLHGFAFTQFGWVQSYGSRCVKPPIIYGDVYRPEPMTIFWSKYAQSLTPKFVKGMLTGPVTILQWSFVRDDQDRSVTCNQIALAIRDEVLDLEKEGIRIIQIDEPALREGLPIRKEHWEGYLDWAIKAFKLSASGVDDNTQIHTHMCYSEFNDIIGHIANLDADVITIECSRSQMELLDAFADFKYPNEIGPGVYDIHAPRVPSKAEIIELLQKAADVIPSEQIWVNPDCGLKTRQWEETHKSLVEMVLAAKAMRELVPVTLN is encoded by the coding sequence ATGCAAACGCATAATCTTGGCTATCCGCGAATTGGTAGTCAGCGAGAATTGAAAAAGGCCTGTGAAAACTATTGGGCAGGAAAAATCACAAGGCAGGAGTTATTTCAAGTAGGAAACGAAATCAAGCTCAGCAATTGGACCTTACAGAAAGAATGTGGGATAGATTTGATTCCTTCAAATGACTTTTCTTACTATGACCATGTTTTGGATATGGCATTTACAGTTGGAGCCATTCCCGAAAGGTATCATTCTGTAATTTTTGACAAAAATAAGTCTGAAATCGATTTGTACTTTGCAATGGCGAGAGGATATCAGGCAAATGGTTTGGATATCAAGGCCATGGAAATGACCAAATGGTTTGACACGAATTATCATTACATCGTACCGGAGTTCAAGAAAAATCAAGAGTTTAAGCTATTTTCTTCAAAAGTCATTCAGGAATTTGCAGAAGCAAAACTGGCAGGTTTCAAAACGAAGCCTGTTATTTTGGGGCCAGTTTCTTTCCTTTTACTGGGTAAGGAAAAAGAAGCAGGTTTTGATCGCATTGACCTAATAAAAAATCTTCTTCCTGTTTATTTCCAAATATTGGATAAGCTTGTAGAACATGGTGTAGAGTGGGTTCAGTTTGACGAACCATTTTTGGCTATGAATCTTTCAATTAAAGATAAAGAGGCTTTTCAAAGCGCCTATTCCCAAATCAGAAAAAAGTACCCTCACTTGAAGACATTGTTAGCAACTTATTTTGGAGGTTTGTACGAAAATATAAGCGTAGCAACATCTTTACCTGTTTGTTGTCTTCATGTAGATTTGGTCCGTTGTCCCGAGCAATTGGATGAGTTGTTAGGAAATAGACCGAAAGATCTTTCCATTTCACTTGGATTAATTGACGGAAGAAATATTTGGAAAAATGATTATAAAAATTCATTGAATCTAATTCAAAAGGTTCTGAGAAAAGTTGATCCCGAAAAATTATTTATAGCTCCTTCTTGCTCTTTACTTCATTCACCATGCGATTTGGATAGTGAGTTGAAGCTTGATAATGATATCAAAAGTTGGCTTTCATTTGCCAAACAAAAATTGGTGGAAATTAGTGATTTGAAGAAATTGTCAAAATCTGTCAATGTTCCAAATGCGAATGGTTTAGAATCTTTTGAAAATGTATTTTCTGATATTTTCAATAAAAATCAGGAAGCAATCAGCAACAGAACAAATTCAAGCTTGATTCATAAAAATGAAGTAAAGAAGCGATTGAATAATGTTTTGGACTCTGATTTTGAGAGAAAATCTTCGTTTCAGAATAGAAAGATTGTACAGGCAGAGTTACTGAATCTTCCGCTTTATCCAACAACTACAATTGGTTCATTTCCTCAAACAAAGGAAGTAAGAAAAGTTCGTGCTGACTTCAAGGATGGAAGAATCGATAAGCAGAATTATGAACAATTCATTAAAGATGAAACGGAGAAGACAATCAGAATCCAAGAAGAAATTGGTTTAGATGTCTTGGTTCATGGTGAATATGAAAGAAATGACATGGTAGAGTATTTCGGTGAGCGTTTGCACGGTTTTGCATTCACTCAATTTGGTTGGGTTCAAAGTTATGGCAGCAGATGCGTCAAGCCACCGATTATCTATGGAGATGTGTATAGGCCGGAACCGATGACAATATTTTGGTCAAAATATGCTCAATCCCTCACTCCAAAGTTTGTGAAGGGAATGCTTACTGGACCGGTGACCATTCTCCAATGGTCCTTTGTAAGGGATGATCAAGATAGAAGCGTGACATGTAATCAAATTGCTTTGGCTATTAGAGATGAGGTTTTGGATTTGGAAAAAGAAGGAATCCGTATCATTCAGATAGACGAGCCTGCATTGAGGGAAGGTTTGCCAATCAGGAAAGAACATTGGGAAGGATATCTAGATTGGGCTATCAAAGCATTTAAGCTCTCTGCAAGCGGGGTAGATGACAATACCCAAATTCATACACACATGTGTTATTCAGAATTCAATGACATCATTGGTCATATAGCCAACCTTGATGCCGATGTGATTACGATTGAATGCTCTCGTTCACAGATGGAGCTCTTGGATGCTTTTGCAGACTTCAAGTATCCAAATGAAATAGGGCCTGGAGTATATGATATCCATGCACCAAGGGTCCCTTCCAAAGCTGAAATCATAGAATTATTGCAAAAAGCAGCAGATGTAATTCCATCAGAACAGATATGGGTGAATCCTGATTGTGGATTGAAAACAAGACAATGGGAAGAAACCCACAAGTCTCTAGTCGAAATGGTTTTGGCTGCAAAAGCTATGAGAGAACTAGTTCCTGTTACGTTGAATTAG
- a CDS encoding MvaI/BcnI restriction endonuclease family protein translates to MRVLTEAEQLKIKILTKNQVSLSLIEPTETGLKKSIMDATGSVRSFLKENSIHDYDIQGQGQENKVQIEALIYQDFQVIHSTASLYRPQTKKGDPRIWFSGLTKIANPNDIIAIIFFDDCLHIFNLTRLNIGTLIDSALTNPFKELISAINFEESEIAIELLNKLKLIANSGFVKSVVNSDTGIGRTIELLLGIEMNSSKSPDYKGIELKSFRDSRNNRKGLFGKTPDWKLSKFKSRVEILDAFGYWEKGVFRLYNTIRGTGRNAQGLILKIEDKKDWLVENSDRPEIGDFLVWKLETLRKELLKKHKETFWIKADSKIEDNNEYFHFKEVEHTKNPMIDKFEILVETGAITLDYPIKRMPDGKVIDKGCNFKLKANCLDLLFPPSDIYNLT, encoded by the coding sequence ATGAGAGTACTAACAGAAGCAGAACAGTTAAAAATTAAAATCCTGACCAAAAATCAGGTTTCTCTTTCTCTAATTGAGCCAACTGAAACTGGTTTAAAAAAATCAATTATGGATGCCACTGGCTCAGTTAGAAGTTTTCTAAAAGAAAATAGCATTCACGACTATGATATTCAAGGGCAAGGTCAAGAAAACAAAGTTCAAATTGAAGCTCTTATTTATCAGGACTTTCAAGTAATCCATTCAACAGCTTCTTTATACAGACCACAAACTAAAAAAGGAGACCCAAGAATTTGGTTTTCGGGACTAACAAAAATTGCTAATCCAAATGATATAATAGCAATTATATTTTTTGATGATTGTCTTCATATTTTCAATCTAACAAGGCTTAATATTGGTACTTTGATAGATTCTGCTTTAACCAATCCATTTAAAGAGTTAATATCTGCAATAAATTTTGAAGAAAGTGAAATAGCAATTGAATTACTCAACAAGCTAAAACTAATTGCTAATTCAGGTTTTGTAAAATCAGTGGTTAATTCAGACACAGGAATTGGAAGAACGATCGAATTATTACTTGGCATTGAGATGAATTCTTCAAAATCTCCAGATTATAAAGGCATTGAATTAAAATCATTTAGGGACTCTCGTAACAATAGAAAAGGACTTTTTGGAAAAACGCCAGATTGGAAACTCAGTAAATTTAAGTCCAGAGTTGAGATTTTAGATGCTTTCGGATATTGGGAAAAAGGTGTTTTTCGCCTATATAATACCATAAGGGGAACTGGTAGAAATGCACAAGGTTTAATCTTAAAAATAGAAGATAAAAAGGATTGGTTAGTTGAAAATTCAGATAGACCAGAAATTGGGGATTTTTTAGTTTGGAAATTAGAGACTTTGAGAAAAGAACTTTTGAAAAAACATAAAGAAACATTCTGGATTAAGGCAGACAGTAAAATTGAAGATAACAACGAATATTTCCATTTTAAAGAAGTTGAGCACACTAAGAATCCAATGATTGATAAATTTGAGATTTTAGTTGAAACTGGTGCAATTACACTTGATTACCCAATTAAAAGAATGCCAGACGGAAAAGTCATAGATAAGGGATGTAATTTTAAATTGAAAGCTAACTGTTTAGACCTTTTATTTCCACCGAGTGATATTTATAATCTAACTTAG
- a CDS encoding acyl-CoA thioesterase, translating into MNLEERIQQSETHIFKAVFPNTTNHYGTLFGGTAMQLMDEVAFITATRFCRQRVVTVSSDRIDFTQPIPEGTFVELVGRVTSIGNTSLKVHVEIYVEEMYDDKREKAVSGVFTFVAVDQNKKPISIV; encoded by the coding sequence ATGAACTTAGAAGAAAGGATACAGCAATCAGAAACGCACATTTTTAAAGCGGTTTTCCCCAATACCACGAATCATTATGGGACGCTTTTCGGAGGAACAGCAATGCAGTTGATGGATGAAGTGGCATTTATCACTGCTACTAGATTTTGCCGTCAACGGGTAGTGACAGTAAGTAGTGATAGGATTGACTTTACTCAGCCTATTCCTGAAGGCACATTTGTAGAATTGGTAGGTAGAGTTACTTCAATTGGAAACACAAGCCTCAAAGTCCATGTAGAGATTTATGTTGAAGAAATGTATGACGACAAGAGAGAAAAGGCAGTTTCAGGAGTATTTACATTTGTAGCAGTAGATCAAAACAAAAAACCAATCAGCATAGTATGA
- a CDS encoding oxygenase MpaB family protein — protein sequence MEALRSQGDPLADVVIPVLIANADLAVQINSWKNFPEADVYSHFPEPLKAFLDFYQDAPGFIDEKKVLASQEFFNAEGNLYLAMLGFYSLPYCYAFGDGAQVLIRSKRIKDEVGMRLSETALFLLDVYRPGTFISDSQALLTIAKVRLIHAFSRYFVQQYAKDWKSEWGIPINQEDLIGTNSTFSLLVMRGFEKIGRFPGKETLEAVLHYWKVVGHYMGLNIDFWSETSKESFELSKIIKTRQLKKTEAGKILINSLINYYKESIPDKNLTKYMETVIAYFIGKEASNMLDIKEEFKLPKELYGLLLELSFYRQSGRKPSYQKIRAQFMAQSKINFGKEVQLNIPVINRS from the coding sequence ATGGAAGCCTTGCGTAGTCAAGGTGATCCGTTGGCAGATGTAGTAATTCCAGTTTTGATCGCTAATGCAGATTTAGCCGTTCAGATCAACTCTTGGAAGAATTTCCCCGAAGCGGATGTTTACAGTCATTTTCCTGAACCCTTAAAAGCTTTTTTAGATTTTTATCAAGATGCACCGGGTTTTATAGATGAAAAGAAGGTTTTGGCTTCGCAAGAATTCTTCAATGCCGAAGGGAATTTGTATTTAGCGATGTTGGGTTTTTATTCTTTGCCATATTGTTATGCATTTGGTGATGGTGCTCAAGTTTTGATTCGATCCAAAAGAATCAAAGATGAAGTAGGCATGCGTCTTTCGGAGACAGCTTTGTTTTTATTAGATGTGTACAGACCAGGAACATTTATTTCTGATAGTCAAGCTTTGTTGACGATAGCAAAAGTAAGGTTGATTCATGCCTTCAGTAGATATTTTGTGCAGCAATATGCCAAAGATTGGAAATCAGAATGGGGTATTCCAATAAACCAAGAGGATTTGATTGGGACGAATAGCACGTTTAGCTTGCTGGTGATGCGTGGTTTTGAGAAAATTGGTAGATTTCCTGGAAAAGAAACTTTGGAAGCTGTGCTTCATTACTGGAAAGTAGTTGGACATTATATGGGTTTGAATATAGATTTTTGGTCTGAAACCTCGAAAGAGTCCTTTGAATTAAGTAAAATCATCAAAACAAGACAACTCAAGAAAACAGAGGCTGGAAAAATTCTGATTAATTCTTTGATCAACTATTATAAAGAAAGTATTCCTGATAAGAATTTGACGAAATATATGGAAACTGTGATCGCTTATTTTATAGGAAAAGAAGCTTCCAATATGCTTGATATCAAAGAAGAGTTCAAATTACCTAAAGAACTTTATGGGTTATTGTTGGAATTGAGTTTTTACCGACAATCTGGACGAAAACCTTCATATCAAAAAATACGCGCTCAATTTATGGCCCAGTCCAAAATCAACTTTGGAAAGGAGGTTCAGTTGAATATTCCCGTTATCAATCGTTCATAA
- a CDS encoding SMP-30/gluconolactonase/LRE family protein, with translation MRNFPMIILFLLATFGNIQAQIVDKKNLIEKNAELKKIEGGFSFTEGPAVSRLGDVYFTDQPNNRIMKWSFFTGETEVFLENAGRSNGMFFDKSGNLIACADMDNQIWSIDEEGNKTILIESYQGKKLNGPNDLFITPTGEMYITDPLYKRDYWTRDPESQQDGEHLYFLSANRLQFMPVDENLVRPNGIVGTPDGKNLYVSDPGANKIYKYDIIEDGYLSNREIYLERGSDGMTIDFRGNIYVTGEDGVKIYNKKSEEIGHIPIPEKWTANVTFAGPDRKTLFITASESVYKIRMKVYGTY, from the coding sequence ATGCGTAATTTCCCCATGATCATTTTATTCCTGCTTGCTACTTTCGGCAATATCCAAGCTCAGATAGTGGACAAAAAGAATTTGATAGAAAAGAATGCTGAATTAAAGAAAATTGAGGGTGGATTCTCATTTACCGAAGGACCGGCAGTAAGTCGCTTGGGTGATGTTTATTTCACAGATCAGCCTAACAACAGGATTATGAAATGGTCCTTTTTCACTGGAGAAACAGAAGTTTTCTTAGAAAATGCAGGCAGATCAAATGGGATGTTTTTTGATAAAAGTGGAAATCTGATTGCCTGTGCTGATATGGATAATCAGATTTGGTCAATTGATGAAGAAGGCAATAAAACCATTCTGATCGAAAGTTATCAAGGCAAAAAATTAAATGGTCCGAACGATTTATTTATTACACCTACTGGAGAAATGTACATCACCGATCCATTGTACAAAAGAGACTATTGGACTAGAGATCCCGAATCACAACAAGACGGCGAACATTTGTATTTCCTTTCTGCAAACAGGTTACAATTTATGCCAGTAGATGAAAATCTTGTAAGACCAAACGGAATCGTCGGAACACCTGATGGGAAAAACTTGTATGTATCTGATCCAGGTGCAAATAAGATTTACAAATACGATATTATTGAAGATGGATACCTTTCTAATAGAGAAATTTACTTGGAGAGAGGATCTGATGGGATGACTATTGATTTCAGGGGAAATATCTATGTAACTGGTGAAGATGGAGTAAAAATCTATAACAAAAAGTCGGAAGAAATTGGTCACATACCAATTCCCGAAAAATGGACAGCAAATGTGACTTTTGCAGGTCCAGACAGAAAAACGCTTTTTATTACAGCTTCCGAGTCCGTTTACAAAATAAGAATGAAAGTTTACGGAACTTACTAA
- a CDS encoding DUF2752 domain-containing protein: MKKIITSVRKLPLELIFWIGALIGILRIDPYDAHHFSLCPLDNLGFSWCPGCGLGRSMSLLTRGEFQESWSMHPLAMFAFAVIIYRIFELIRNNKTIKHYG, from the coding sequence ATGAAAAAGATAATTACATCTGTGAGGAAATTGCCACTTGAACTGATCTTTTGGATCGGGGCTCTGATTGGCATTTTGAGAATAGATCCATACGATGCACATCATTTCAGCCTTTGCCCATTGGATAACCTAGGATTTTCTTGGTGCCCAGGCTGTGGATTGGGTCGATCGATGAGCCTTTTGACTAGGGGTGAATTTCAAGAATCATGGTCTATGCACCCTTTGGCGATGTTTGCCTTTGCAGTTATTATTTATCGCATATTTGAATTAATCAGAAACAACAAAACAATTAAACACTATGGCTAA
- a CDS encoding DNA cytosine methyltransferase — MATINFYLDKSDKKGLAPIHLRINCSGTQIKLATGQKIDPELFDKKRQRVKGITIEATETNHYLNFLNERADELLHHSNKKTFSQDEIKDILNQHIDGYRENHTVNIVKEQISLYGKPFTFIDLFAGAGGFSEGFLQAEVNNKFFDFIAASDINENCELTHIVRYNHQLGLNAEFLKQDITEPDFLDNLLQKIGNKKIDVVCGGPPCQSFSLAGKRKKFDKKDDLFSHYLEVIKILQPKYFVMENVKGILTKENGKIKDLIIQEINSIVDNKEIPVLVSFIRKMKSDKNSFLLESIIKRVEIEKLRDAEIEIGREEFIRFVDNRFKQLTPKIADYKTSKTDSRINTIRHGFNILARTKEWEKLKRDIIKEKDFCNIDSDAFVETFTTFLTHIGSESVIEQIEFAFKGLKVPSNYIKDCSDIITALKIYTNSFDETLDILLNLCSEKEKSELNKILDSIRLYKIEKPLVANASNYGVPQNRERVLFIGCRKDQKFISEIPPTVKENEKVTIFEALYDLDFIGNNQEAHHYELVNISKQYNGTAEKMKSLLKKRTIDGKENSKTGKSFAEWSRGGRLIERYQPKTKPFYVRNFEGLQKGEKYFDILNNHKTSNQNDDVIKRLEIILKNGDYKKAQCEIDDCGLTSNKRNYNVLKPDEQSSTIMTIPDDYVHYNSPRALTVREMARLQSFDDSFVFQGKRSTGGNNRKTEVPQYTLVGNAVPPLLARAIATEILKNIK; from the coding sequence ATGGCAACAATCAATTTTTATCTCGACAAATCAGACAAGAAAGGGCTTGCCCCTATTCATTTAAGGATTAACTGTTCTGGCACACAAATTAAGTTGGCGACAGGACAAAAGATTGACCCAGAGCTTTTTGACAAGAAAAGACAACGAGTTAAAGGGATTACAATTGAAGCGACTGAGACAAATCACTATTTGAATTTTCTCAATGAACGTGCAGATGAATTATTACATCATTCTAACAAAAAAACGTTTTCACAAGATGAAATCAAAGATATTCTCAATCAACATATTGACGGGTACAGAGAAAATCATACTGTTAATATTGTAAAGGAACAGATTTCACTATATGGTAAGCCTTTTACTTTCATTGACTTGTTTGCAGGTGCAGGTGGTTTTAGTGAAGGCTTTTTACAAGCAGAAGTTAATAATAAATTCTTTGACTTCATTGCGGCAAGCGACATAAATGAAAATTGCGAACTCACTCACATAGTAAGATATAATCATCAATTGGGGTTAAATGCGGAATTTTTAAAACAAGACATTACAGAACCTGATTTTTTAGACAACCTTTTACAAAAGATAGGTAACAAAAAAATTGATGTGGTTTGTGGTGGACCGCCTTGCCAAAGCTTCAGTCTGGCTGGAAAGAGAAAGAAGTTTGATAAAAAAGATGATTTATTTTCACACTACCTCGAAGTAATTAAAATATTGCAACCGAAGTATTTTGTAATGGAGAATGTAAAAGGGATTCTTACAAAAGAAAATGGGAAAATCAAAGATTTAATAATTCAAGAAATCAATTCAATAGTTGACAATAAAGAAATTCCAGTTTTAGTTTCATTTATCAGAAAAATGAAGTCTGATAAAAATAGTTTCTTGCTTGAAAGTATTATAAAACGAGTTGAAATTGAAAAATTAAGGGATGCTGAAATTGAAATAGGCAGAGAAGAATTTATTCGATTTGTAGATAATAGATTCAAGCAACTTACACCTAAAATTGCTGATTATAAAACCAGCAAGACTGATTCAAGAATAAATACCATTAGACACGGTTTTAATATTCTTGCCCGAACCAAAGAATGGGAAAAACTGAAACGTGACATCATTAAAGAGAAAGACTTCTGCAATATTGATAGTGACGCATTTGTAGAAACATTCACGACTTTCTTAACCCATATCGGGTCTGAGAGTGTAATTGAACAAATTGAATTTGCATTTAAGGGACTCAAAGTTCCTTCCAACTATATAAAAGACTGTTCTGATATAATAACAGCACTTAAAATTTACACGAATTCATTTGATGAAACCTTAGACATCCTATTAAACCTATGTTCTGAAAAGGAGAAATCTGAACTCAACAAAATTCTGGACAGCATTAGGCTTTATAAAATCGAAAAACCACTTGTCGCAAACGCTTCAAATTATGGTGTTCCACAAAATCGTGAGCGTGTTCTTTTTATAGGTTGCAGAAAAGACCAGAAATTTATTTCTGAAATCCCACCAACCGTAAAGGAAAATGAAAAAGTAACCATTTTTGAAGCTTTATACGACCTTGATTTTATAGGTAATAATCAAGAAGCTCACCACTATGAATTAGTAAATATTTCAAAACAATATAACGGAACAGCCGAAAAAATGAAAAGTCTCTTGAAAAAAAGGACTATTGACGGCAAGGAAAATTCTAAAACCGGAAAATCTTTTGCGGAATGGTCAAGAGGAGGTCGGTTAATTGAAAGGTATCAACCCAAAACTAAACCTTTCTATGTGAGAAATTTTGAAGGACTTCAAAAGGGAGAAAAATATTTTGACATTCTAAATAATCACAAAACAAGCAATCAAAATGATGACGTAATAAAACGGCTTGAAATTATTCTAAAAAATGGAGATTATAAAAAGGCTCAATGTGAAATAGATGATTGCGGTTTGACCTCAAATAAAAGAAATTACAATGTATTGAAACCAGATGAACAAAGTTCAACTATTATGACAATCCCAGATGATTATGTTCATTACAACTCACCAAGAGCTTTGACAGTTCGTGAAATGGCAAGGCTTCAATCATTTGATGATTCTTTTGTTTTTCAGGGAAAGCGTTCAACTGGTGGTAATAATAGAAAGACAGAAGTTCCGCAATACACTTTGGTTGGTAATGCCGTACCGCCATTATTGGCAAGAGCAATTGCCACTGAGATTTTAAAAAATATTAAATGA
- a CDS encoding TM2 domain-containing protein: MANVLRHLPELEGMELGYIQGILKNMDDEQANLFAQVYRARRKDNQMVLILCLLGFFGFAGLHRFILGQIGLGILYILTVGLCFIGTIVDLINYKSLAYEYNMRVAHETLSMMSNGNFSAPTNTNSNV; this comes from the coding sequence ATGGCTAATGTATTAAGACACCTTCCAGAATTAGAGGGTATGGAATTAGGTTACATCCAAGGAATCTTAAAAAATATGGATGATGAGCAAGCAAATCTTTTTGCACAGGTTTACCGAGCAAGAAGAAAAGACAATCAAATGGTATTGATTCTTTGTTTGCTTGGATTCTTTGGGTTCGCAGGTTTGCATAGATTTATTCTTGGCCAAATTGGTTTGGGGATACTCTATATCTTGACGGTAGGTCTATGTTTTATTGGTACAATCGTCGATTTGATCAATTACAAAAGCTTGGCTTATGAGTATAACATGAGAGTAGCGCACGAGACCTTGTCCATGATGTCTAATGGAAATTTCTCAGCACCAACAAATACAAATTCCAATGTATAA